The following are from one region of the Rissa tridactyla isolate bRisTri1 chromosome 10, bRisTri1.patW.cur.20221130, whole genome shotgun sequence genome:
- the SHISA5 gene encoding protein shisa-5 isoform X1: MNSMQFFSDPDNYRTSVSSNVNDMQFFSDADDYISGPSFGTLVAIGVTVCAVIVITIILCLTCSCCCLYKACRRPRPVVTTTTSTTVVHSPYPQQQGVPPSYPVAPYQGYQPVAIQPQPGMPVAPYPVQYPPPYPMQPSGPPAYHETVAAGAGAPYPVSQPPYNPAYVDPQKPTY; this comes from the exons ATGAATTCCATGCAGTTTTTTTCAGACCCTGATAATTACAGGACCTCTGTCTCAAGCAACGTTAATGACATGCAGTTTTTTTCAGACGCTGATGATTACATTTCTGGCCCCAG TTTTGGAACCCTTGTTGCGATTGGAGTTACTGTTTGTGCGGTGATTGTAATTACTATTATTCTATGCCTCACCTGTTCATGTTGCTGTTTGTATAAAGCATGTCGAAGACCACGCC ctGTTGTGACCACCACTACTTCCACTACAGTGGTTCACTCTCCCTATCCCCAACAACAAGGAGTGCCACCCAGCTACCCAGTAGCCCCATATCAAGGATATCAGCCTGTGGCTATCCAGCCACAACCGGGAATGCCAGTAGCACCATACCCTGTACAGTATCCTCCACCTTATCCCATGCAGCCATCAGGACCCCCAGCTTATCATGAAACAGTGGCAG ctggtgctggagcaCCTTACCCAGTCAGCCAGCCGCCTTACAACCCTGCTTATGTGGATCCTCAGAAACCCACCTATTGA
- the LOC128915731 gene encoding LOW QUALITY PROTEIN: PHD finger protein 7-like (The sequence of the model RefSeq protein was modified relative to this genomic sequence to represent the inferred CDS: substituted 1 base at 1 genomic stop codon) produces MSATEEMAPDSMEQACMLCRRAEADPGICGRKLQKHGLCAHEFCLFFANQLFRQWDEDEGFRGFVPEDIRRAIQCAERKYCFVCGESGATITCSMMGCRRSFHLPCAGEGGCVTQFLSPYRSLCWEHRPEQAVEAAPEENTTCLICLEPVGDQKSYGTMVCPACKHAWFHRGCIQAQALNAGIFCFRCPLCRDRSAFLPEMLIMGIRMPFSLPSWEDGQAYAGERERHSRCDASVCLCPGGREQAEEGGPWELLLCSSCAAEGTHRHCSSLSSSTASWECDSCAGLGTASSATSELASPSRAAAGPSQGSPAPGSSSPGTASQLPVGLSCDSPAPEGSSGSSTPGPMRVRDLSRMQRQAQNPYSRPRRXRARSRVPATSAESSTPSQAELGPSLRPLVPNTNSPSTTSQLPLGSSCSSTVPDSGSRSSIPGPVWIREWSRVQRWAQNPYGRPGQRQGTSASLSPSATPHPAPLAQ; encoded by the exons ATGTCAGCCACGGAGGAGATGGCTCCCGACTcgatggagcagg catgcatGCTGTGTCGCCGGGCAGAGGCTGACCCGGGCATCTGCGGGcgcaagctgcagaagcatgggctctgcgcccatgagttttgcctg ttttttgCCAACCAGCTTTTTCGGCAATGGGACGAGGACGAGGGATTCAGGGGATTCGTCCCTGAGGATATTCGGCGTGCGATCCAGTGTGCAGAACGCAAG tactGCTTCGTCTGCGGCGAGAGCGGGGCCACCATCACCTGCTCGATGATGGGCTGCAGGCGCAGTTTCCATCTCCCCTGTGCCGGGGAGGGTGGATGCGTCACCCAGTTCCTGTCTCCATACAG gtccctctgctgggagcaccgcccagagcaggcagtggaggcggctccggaggagaacaccacctgcctcatctgcctggagcctgtggggGACCAAAAGTCCTACGGCACCATGGTGTGCCCCGCCTGCAAACACGCCTGGTTCCacaggggctgcatccag gcacaggctcTGAACGCTGGAATTTTTTGCTTCCGGTGcccgctctgcagagacaggagtgCATTTCTCCCGGAAATGCTCATCATGGGGATCCGAATGCCCTTCAG tctACCATCATGGGAGGACGGCCAGGCATacgcaggagaaagagagaggcacagccgctgcgatgccagtgtttgcctttgtccaggaggcagggagcaggcagaggaaggggg gccctgggaactgctcctgtgctcctcctgcgctgccgagggcacccacagacactgctcctctttgagcagcagcacggccagctgggagtgcgacagctgtgctggcctgggcaccg cctccagtgccacctcggagctcgccagccccagccgggcagcagcggggccttcccagggctccccagcacctgggagcagcagccctggcactgccagccagctgccagtGGGGTTATCCTGTGACTCCCCAGCGCCTGAGGGCAGCAGCggctccagcacccctgggcccATGAGGGTGCGAGATCTCTCCCGCATGCAACGTCAGGCCCAAAATCCCTATAGCCGGCCCAGAAGATGACGTGCCAGGAGCCGCGTGCCTGCAAcaagtgctgagagcagcacccccagccaggcGGAGCTGGGGCCGTCCCTCCGCCCCCTCGTACCCAACACcaacagccccagcaccaccagccagcTGCCATTGGGTTCATCCTGCAGCTCCACAGTTCCCGACAGCGGCAGCCGCTCCAGCATCCCCGGGCCCGTGTGGATTAGGGAGTGGTCCCGTGTGCAGCGTTGGGCCCAAAATCCCTATGGGCGACCCGGACAACGACAGGGGACCAGCGCTTCCCTGTCCCCGAGTGCTACCCCTCATCCTGCTCCACTGGCACAATAA
- the SHISA5 gene encoding protein shisa-5 isoform X2, whose translation MGFGTLVAIGVTVCAVIVITIILCLTCSCCCLYKACRRPRPVVTTTTSTTVVHSPYPQQQGVPPSYPVAPYQGYQPVAIQPQPGMPVAPYPVQYPPPYPMQPSGPPAYHETVAAGAGAPYPVSQPPYNPAYVDPQKPTY comes from the exons aTGGG TTTTGGAACCCTTGTTGCGATTGGAGTTACTGTTTGTGCGGTGATTGTAATTACTATTATTCTATGCCTCACCTGTTCATGTTGCTGTTTGTATAAAGCATGTCGAAGACCACGCC ctGTTGTGACCACCACTACTTCCACTACAGTGGTTCACTCTCCCTATCCCCAACAACAAGGAGTGCCACCCAGCTACCCAGTAGCCCCATATCAAGGATATCAGCCTGTGGCTATCCAGCCACAACCGGGAATGCCAGTAGCACCATACCCTGTACAGTATCCTCCACCTTATCCCATGCAGCCATCAGGACCCCCAGCTTATCATGAAACAGTGGCAG ctggtgctggagcaCCTTACCCAGTCAGCCAGCCGCCTTACAACCCTGCTTATGTGGATCCTCAGAAACCCACCTATTGA